GACATTGGTATATATGGGTATATTATCAGATGCCATTGAAATGTGTAAGGAATGCTCTTAGATCTTTTGCAAAGCATGCTCTTGATTGTGTCAATCTTACCTGGATCTAAAAATACTTTTAATAAATCATATTGTCCTTGAACTATGACAAAAAAAAGAGCTGGTACAATACCAGCTCCTTTTCATATGTTTAAAAAATAACCTTTCTATTTAAACACGACAGATGATCTACCCATAATGGCATCATCTGCGTACAATAATACGGTATATGCTCCCTTTTGGAATTTGTGGGTGTCATCCGACCACATGAATTGATATTCCTGTCCGTTATTATTGAACTCGATAGCTTCTTTAAAAGTGTATTGAAGCTTCTCACCATGCACTAAAAAATAAATCTTCCGAATTAGCAATTAGATTTCCTTTAGGATTGATAATTCTTACGTAAACGTTCTTTTTTCCCATCGCAGCCAAAGGATTGTCTGCAATCGTAAAGTTGATCTGAAGTTTATCAATACGTTTTGCACGGTTTTCATTTTCCAATGACCCGTTTCTTTTTTCTTCGATTCCTACAATATGAACATTAGAAACCTTAACTGAGGATGCTTTGGCAATCTTATCGCTCAGAACATTGCGTTCATTCACCAAAGATGCTGTTTTCGCTTCATTTTCTTTGACCTTTTCATTAAGTTCATTATTGGTTTCAGCCAACAATTGATTCTTGATTTTCAAGGCTGTAAAATCGTCCTTCATTTTAGATACCTGATCCTTCAATTGAGAAACCTCTAATTTGGCAGCCTCAATTTGTGGACCGGATATTTCATTTTTTTCGAGCCCTTTTCGTAAATCCTCAATTTTCTGACGAGCGGATTGCTCGGCAGATACCAATGCTGCTGTACTAGAAATGCCTTCAGATTTTATATTATCTAATTCCGCCTCAATACGATCTATTTCTATCTGTAAATTTTCTTTCTGTAGGGTAACTGTATATAGTTTCTCGCCAGAGGACTTATATTTTACATAAAAATATATGTTTGTAGCAAGCAGGGCTGCAATTGCAATTACGAAAAAGTAGATCTTAGAATTATCCCGCTTAACGACCGGGGCCGCTTGCGCTTCTCTAGATTCTATCTTGTTTACGTCTGTTTTCATTTTCCACCATCTCCATTGAAATGAATAGCCGGTGATAGACTAAACATTTACAAAATGAATATTTAATAATTATTTAATTTTCGAAAGCAAATATTGTTCCAACTTCCTGTTATTCAAAATAATTTAGAATGTCAAAGCCACCTTTTTTAAGGTATTCTTCCCTCTTCATTAATTTCAGGTCAGATAGAACCATTTCATTAACCAACATTTCTAAGTTGTATTTGGGAATCCAACCTAGTTTTGAATTTGCTTTGCTAGGATCGCCTATCAATAGATCAACTTCCGTTGGTCTATAATAGCTTGGGTCCACTTTTACAATGGTTTGACCTAGCTTTATCTTATCGGGATCAAGTCCCAACTCTTTTACTCTTTCAATATCAACATCGATGATAACGCCCTTTTCAGCCTCCGCTTTCCCTGAAAACTCAACCGAAATACCTAGCTCTCCAAAAGCCATACGAACAAATTCACGAACTGTGGTCGTTACCCCAGTAGCTATGACAAAGTCCTCAGCCTTTTCTTGTTGCAATATTAACCACATAGCCTCCACATAATCCTTCGCATGCCCCCAATCACGCTGTGCTGACAAATTCCCTAAATAGAGCTTATCCTGTAAGCCCAACGCTATTTTAGCAGCAGCTCTCGTAATCTTACGAGTAACGAAAGTCTCCCCTCTAACTGGACTCTCATGGTTAAATAATATGCCGTTGCAAGCATACATATGATATGCTTCGCGATAATTCACCGTAATCCAATACCCATAAAGTTTTGCAACAGCATAAGGACTCCGAGGATAAAATGGAGTGGTTTCACTCTGTGGCACCTGTTGTACCAAGCCATATAGTTCTGATGTAGAAGCTTGATAGATTTTTGTATGCTCTGTTAACCCTAATAGTCTAACAGCTTCCAATATGCGTAATGTACCTAAACCATCAGCATTCGCAGTATATTCTGGAGTATCAAAACTTACTTTAACATGTGATTGAGCCGCAAGATTATAAATTTCGTGGGGTTTTGTTTCTTGGATAATACGAATGAGATTCGTGGAATCTGTTAAATCCCCATAATGTAGCACAAAATTGCGCCCCAAATTCATGTGGATCTTGGTATAGGTGGTCTATACGGTCGGTATTGAACAATGAACTTCTTCTTTTCAACCCATGGACTATATATCCTTTTTTCAATAAAAATTCCGCTAAATATGCTCCATCCTGACCGGTTATCCCAGTAATAAGAGCAACTTTCTTGCTTTCCTGACTCATTCTAATTGTTATAACATGACAAATATAGAGATTTCAGACAAACGATTGAGAAAAACGTGCAGGAATCATCCACAAAAAAAGCCGTAGAAGATTCTACGGCTTAAATTCAAAAATTCTTCAGCTCAATTATTCTCCAGCTCTGCTGAACTTCAACACTAAGTTTCCTGTACCTTCATTCAATTCAACCGGCAAGCGCATCTCTAAGGAGTTTTCATCAGCATACGATAAATCTAAGCGGTATCCGCTAGTTACGTTCGATGCTTTGTCGCCAGCGTAGATTTTCTTGAATTGGAAAGATGGTTGGCCTCCAGTTTTACCTGGATTAAAGATCGACCAAACAATGGTACGAACAGTTCCACTTGCACATAAATTGCCATCAGCATTAAAGGTAATGCTTCCTCTTTGATTTCCCCCAGGCAAATCCCATCTTGATCCGATGAAACAGTCTACCGGAGCTTCATCAAACATATTTTTCACAGTATAGCTGCTAGGAATGTTTTCACGAGTCACCGAATTTAAAATCCATGTGCCTTTAACTCCAGAACGCCATTGAGATGCCGAAGGTCCCTGTGCAGATGTTGTACCTGAATCAGAACCGCCTGTAGTACCTTTCCTAGGTGCTCCACAACTACCTAATACTAACAATGCTGTTAATAAAGATAAAAACGAAATAATACGTTTATGCATATTACAAAGTTTAAAATAGTATAATAAATGTATATTAGTAAACAAAAAATTCAATTTTCATTGATGAACAACACTTCCAAAAATCATACCATAAGCAAAATTGTTGCAAAGGCCATACTGCGTTTGGTAATGATTATTTTAATCGTCGGTATTGCATTCTCCTTTAGCAAAGATGCTAATTTACTAGAAAATATCTCTTTAAATTTCCAAACAAATGGGCTATATTTGCACCCATTTCCCTTTTCCTCATCTTTATCATTTTGATGTTCATGATGTTAAAGGAAAAATACAATAGAATAGACTACAATTGGTTATTTAGTTTATGTGGAGGATTCTTATTGGTTTACCTGATATTGTTTTACTCCAGAGTATACCCTTTGTTATAAGTAAATAGAGTAAATGGAAAAATCAAAAATCTGGGATATCCTCAAAAACATCCTGAAGGTGCTCATCACATTGGCAGCACTGTACTGGGTTTCTACTAAAATATCCCTAGGAGAACTTACAGAAGCGCTTAAAAATAGCAACTTTCTATATCTGTTCTTTGCTTTGCTGGCATATATATGTTCCATCCTAGTCGCATCATCGCGCCTTAACTCCTTCTTTGCTGCAATCGGATTAAAATTAACAGAACGATATAATTTCAGATTATACCAATTAGGGCTCCTCTATAATTTCTTTTTGCCCGGAGGTATTGGAGGGGGACGGATACAAAATCTTCTTCTTGAAAAAGAATTTTCAGATCTCCAGAAGAAAAGTTCTTGGCGCGGTGTTTTTTGATAGACTTTCGGGGTTATGGGCATTGGCAATAATTATTGGTGCATTGGTTATTTTTATGCCGAGATTTGCTATCCCAAATTCAGTGACAATCGCCATATTAGCGGTCGGAACAATAAGCTATCTCTATGTCCTAAGGTTATTCTTCAAGCAGTTTCTCAAAAACTTTATTACCACACATTTTAAAGCGCTTTGTGTACAGGGATTCCAAACTTTGGCCGCAATTTTCATCCTCTATTCCATGAATTTTGACGGTAAGTTCTCGCCGTACCTATTGATATTTATGGTTTCCTCTTTAGTGGCTATTGTCCCATCTATCGGTGGAGCAATTGGACTTAGAGAAACCGTGATATTTACCTTGGCAACTTATTTAAAATTAGATCAGCATATCGCTGTGACAATTAGTTTAATATTTTATATCATTTCTCTATTGGTTGCTTCAAGTGGAGTTTATTATATCTTCAGACCGCAAAGACTAGGGGGCTGATAAACTTCCTTCGGCAAAAGAAGTAGAAGAAGAAATTGACAAAGAAGAAGAAGAATAATGGCGAATATTGTTATTACAGGAGCAAGCAGTGGAATCGGTTTTGAAGCTGTATTGGATTTAACTGCAAATAAAGAACATAAGGTTATTGCTTTAGCAAGATCTGCAGATAAATTGAGAAATTACATGAGATAGCATCCTCACTAAATCATGATGGCGGAACCCTCTATCCTGCTCAATTTGATATTGTGTTTGATAATTATCCTGAATCTTTGGTCCCTTTTATTAAATCAAAGTTTGATAAAGTGGATATACTGATCAATAATGCGGGAGCACTGATAAACAAACCTTTTATGGAAACAACCATGGAAGATGTATCGCAGATGTTTCAGTCCAATTTATTGGGACATATACAAATGATTCAGCATATTGTACCCTTGATGACTGAAGGTGGACATATTGTTAATATCAGTAGTATGGGTGGTTTTCAAGGATCATCAAAATTCCCGGGCCTGTCTGCTTATTCTTCAAGCAAAGGTGCTTTAGGTATTTTAACAGAATGTTTGGCCGAAGAATTTAAAGATAAAAACATACAGGTCAATTGCTTAGCTCTTGGATCTTCACAAACAGAAATGTTCGAAGCAGCCTTTCCAGGAATAGAAGCAGGTACATTAGCTTTTGAAATGGGTAGATATGTAGCCGAATTTGCCCAAAATGGCAACAAATTTTATAATGGAAAAATATTGCCCGTAGCAAACACAACACCCTAAAAAATAGAGACTTAAAGAATAAATAGCAAATGCCAGTAATTTAAAAATTACTGGCATTTGCTATTTATTAAGCATACGTTAAGTTACTTAATTAAATAATTGCTGTTTTTTCACCTTAAATTTTTAACAATAAAATAAATAAAAATTGATTTTTTTATATATTTATCATCATAAAAATACCTAATTAGGAGTTAGAATCGCTCCTTATATGAAAACAATATTACTAACCGAAACAAACTATTTATGAAAAGCAAACTGTTATTTTTCATAACGTTTTGTCTGCTGCACTTCGTTGCTACAGCACAAGACCAAACAATCTCTGGGACAGTTACAGATGCTGTTACCAATCAGCCCATTGCCGGCGTGACAATCCGAGCCGTAGGCAGTAGTTCTGCTGCACAGTCGGACGCTAACGGAAACTATGAAATCGGGCTGAACTCTAACATTAAAGCCCTGTA
The Sphingobacterium daejeonense genome window above contains:
- a CDS encoding cell division protein ZapB; this encodes MKTDVNKIESREAQAAPVVKRDNSKIYFFVIAIAALLATNIYFYVKYKSSGEKLYTVTLQKENLQIEIDRIEAELDNIKSEGISSTAALVSAEQSARQKIEDLRKGLEKNEISGPQIEAAKLEVSQLKDQVSKMKDDFTALKIKNQLLAETNNELNEKVKENEAKTASLVNERNVLSDKIAKASSVKVSNVHIVGIEEKRNGSLENENRAKRIDKLQINFTIADNPLAAMGKKNVYVRIINPKGNLIANSEDLFFSAW
- a CDS encoding lipocalin family protein translates to MHKRIISFLSLLTALLVLGSCGAPRKGTTGGSDSGTTSAQGPSASQWRSGVKGTWILNSVTRENIPSSYTVKNMFDEAPVDCFIGSRWDLPGGNQRGSITFNADGNLCASGTVRTIVWSIFNPGKTGGQPSFQFKKIYAGDKASNVTSGYRLDLSYADENSLEMRLPVELNEGTGNLVLKFSRAGE
- a CDS encoding lysylphosphatidylglycerol synthase domain-containing protein yields the protein MEKSKIWDILKNILKVLITLAALYWVSTKISLGELTEALKNSNFLYLFFALLAYICSILVASSRLNSFFAAIGLKLTERYNFRLYQLGLLYNFFLPGGIGGGRIQNLLLEKEFSDLQKKSSWRGVF